The Mesorhizobium sp. B1-1-8 genome contains a region encoding:
- the pncB gene encoding nicotinate phosphoribosyltransferase: MARTDIARRVYNHTWKLDPIVRSLLDTDFYKLLMLQMIWGMYPKVDATFTLINRTTSVRLADEIDEGELREQLDHARTLRFSKKEMIWLGGNTFYGRKQIFEPEFLAWLEGFRLPDYELSRRDGQYELSFPGPWMYTTLWEIPALAIINELRSRAAMRSFGPFALDVLYARAKAKMWAKTERLKALPGIRISDFGTRRRHSFLWQRWCVEALKEGIGEAFTGTSNVLLAMDNDLEALGTNAHELPMVFAALARSEMELREAPYKVLQDWQRYYGGNLLIVLPDTFGTAAFLRDAPDWIADWTGFRPDSAPPIEGGEKILSWWREKGKDPKQKLLIFSDGLEVETIEETYHHFRGKVRMSFGWGTNLTNDFEGCAPTETKSLDAISLVCKVSEANGRPAVKLSDNPAKATGDEKEIKRYLKIFGEKDRVEQLVKV, encoded by the coding sequence ATGGCACGGACCGATATAGCGCGGCGCGTCTACAACCACACCTGGAAGCTCGATCCGATCGTCCGCAGCCTGCTGGACACCGACTTCTACAAGCTTTTGATGCTGCAGATGATCTGGGGCATGTACCCCAAGGTCGACGCCACCTTCACCTTGATCAACCGCACCACTTCGGTGCGCCTTGCCGATGAGATCGACGAGGGCGAATTGCGCGAGCAGCTCGACCATGCCCGCACGCTGCGCTTCTCTAAAAAAGAGATGATCTGGCTGGGCGGCAACACTTTCTATGGCCGCAAGCAGATATTCGAGCCGGAATTCCTCGCCTGGCTGGAAGGCTTCCGGCTGCCCGACTACGAACTCTCCAGGCGCGACGGCCAGTACGAACTGTCCTTTCCGGGCCCTTGGATGTACACCACGCTCTGGGAAATCCCGGCGCTCGCCATCATCAACGAGCTGCGCTCCCGCGCGGCCATGCGCTCCTTCGGGCCGTTCGCGCTCGACGTGCTCTATGCCCGCGCCAAGGCCAAGATGTGGGCCAAGACCGAGCGGCTCAAGGCCTTGCCCGGTATCCGCATTTCCGATTTCGGCACCCGCCGCCGGCATTCCTTCCTGTGGCAGCGCTGGTGTGTCGAAGCACTGAAGGAAGGCATCGGCGAGGCCTTCACCGGCACCTCCAACGTGCTTTTAGCCATGGATAACGACCTTGAGGCGCTCGGCACCAACGCGCATGAATTGCCGATGGTGTTTGCCGCGCTCGCCCGGTCCGAAATGGAATTGCGCGAGGCGCCGTACAAGGTGCTGCAGGACTGGCAGCGCTACTATGGCGGCAATCTCTTGATCGTCCTGCCCGACACTTTCGGCACGGCCGCCTTCCTGCGCGACGCGCCGGACTGGATCGCCGACTGGACCGGCTTCCGCCCCGACAGCGCGCCGCCGATCGAGGGCGGCGAAAAGATCCTGTCCTGGTGGCGCGAAAAGGGCAAGGACCCGAAACAGAAGCTGCTTATCTTCTCCGACGGGCTGGAGGTCGAGACCATCGAGGAGACGTATCACCATTTCCGCGGCAAGGTGCGCATGTCCTTCGGCTGGGGCACCAATCTCACCAACGATTTCGAGGGCTGCGCGCCGACCGAGACCAAGAGCCTCGATGCCATCTCGCTGGTCTGCAAGGTCAGCGAAGCCAATGGCCGCCCGGCGGTGAAGCTCTCCGACAACCCCGCCAAGGCGACCGGCGATGAGAAGGAGATCAAGCGCTATCTCAAGATTTTCGGCGAGAAGGACAGGGTGGAGCAATTGGTCAAGGTATGA
- a CDS encoding branched-chain amino acid ABC transporter permease, whose translation MTDASPAKSYALHIGIIALLFALSFVLPDYHQGLFARIMVLAVFAMGYNLLFGYVGLLSLGHAMFFSAGLYGAGLTVYHLGWGVPEAFASGVACGALLALVIGLLALRTSGVAFMIVTMMFAQVFYLLILYFAAWTGGDQGLVIQQAARTLNFGGTSFDLTNPTMRYMSALALFSVVLLVTLAIVRSRFGRVLVAIRENEERTKMLGYDTVANKLAAVVASGAICAASGAAYALLFGYIGSSFASVQYSILPLLWALLGGAATTLGPLIGTLFMYYVTDITSGFTSAYLLIVGIALILLVLFAPRGILGSIRQRWLGWLP comes from the coding sequence ATGACGGATGCTTCGCCGGCAAAATCCTACGCCCTGCATATCGGCATCATCGCTCTGTTGTTCGCACTGAGCTTCGTCCTGCCGGACTACCACCAGGGGCTGTTCGCCCGCATCATGGTGCTGGCGGTCTTCGCCATGGGCTACAATTTGCTGTTCGGCTATGTCGGCCTGCTCAGCCTAGGCCATGCGATGTTCTTTTCCGCCGGCCTCTACGGCGCCGGGCTGACCGTTTACCATCTCGGCTGGGGCGTGCCTGAAGCCTTTGCCTCCGGGGTCGCCTGCGGAGCCCTGCTGGCGCTGGTGATCGGCCTGCTCGCGCTGCGCACCTCGGGTGTGGCGTTCATGATCGTCACCATGATGTTCGCGCAGGTCTTTTACCTGCTGATCCTCTATTTCGCCGCCTGGACCGGCGGCGACCAAGGCCTTGTCATCCAGCAGGCTGCGCGCACCCTCAACTTCGGCGGCACCTCCTTCGACCTCACAAATCCGACTATGCGCTATATGAGCGCGCTGGCGCTGTTCTCGGTGGTGCTGCTGGTCACCCTGGCCATCGTCCGCTCCCGCTTCGGCCGCGTGCTGGTCGCCATCCGCGAAAATGAGGAGCGCACAAAGATGCTCGGCTACGACACGGTCGCCAACAAGCTCGCCGCCGTCGTTGCCTCCGGCGCCATCTGCGCCGCGTCCGGCGCGGCCTATGCGCTGCTGTTCGGCTATATCGGCTCCAGCTTCGCCTCGGTGCAATATTCCATCCTGCCCCTGCTCTGGGCGCTGCTCGGCGGCGCGGCGACAACGCTCGGGCCGTTGATCGGCACGCTGTTCATGTACTATGTCACCGACATCACCAGCGGCTTCACCTCGGCCTATCTGCTGATCGTCGGCATTGCGCTCATCCTGCTGGTGCTGTTTGCCCCGAGGGGGATTCTGGGCAGCATCCGCCAGCGCTGGCTGGGGTGGCTGCCGTGA
- the speB gene encoding agmatinase — translation MGYDRGKLEALRRKYGESHGGEMFDPKFRKVADKIFSKSGTRLAPYSGIPTFLAAPYRQVAADDADFGDLQVAMMGVPMDLGVTNRPGARFGPRALRAIERIGPYNHVLECAPTHELRVADIGDTPFRSRYRLEISHEDIERRTNQIVDAGVLPLSVGGDHSISHPILKAVGKKAPVGLIHIDAHCDTSGLFDMTKFHHGGPFRNAVLDGVLDPTRTIQIGIRGSAEYLWEFTYESGMTVVHAEEVTGLGIPAIIEKARKIAGDGPTYISFDIDSIDPAFAPGTGTPEVGGLTTREVLELLRGLKGLNIVGGDVVEVAPQYDATTNTAHAGAQVLFEILSLMVFSPAIRKT, via the coding sequence ATGGGTTACGATCGCGGCAAGCTCGAAGCGTTGCGCCGCAAATATGGCGAGAGCCACGGCGGCGAGATGTTCGACCCGAAATTCCGCAAGGTCGCCGACAAGATCTTCTCCAAGAGCGGCACGCGGCTGGCGCCTTATTCCGGCATCCCGACCTTCCTGGCAGCACCTTACCGGCAGGTGGCGGCCGACGATGCGGATTTCGGCGACCTGCAGGTGGCGATGATGGGCGTTCCGATGGATCTCGGCGTCACCAACCGGCCGGGCGCGCGCTTCGGGCCCCGGGCGCTGCGTGCCATCGAGCGCATCGGCCCGTACAATCATGTGCTGGAATGCGCGCCGACGCATGAACTTCGCGTCGCCGATATCGGCGACACGCCGTTCCGCAGCCGCTACCGGCTGGAGATCAGCCATGAGGATATCGAGCGCCGCACCAACCAGATCGTCGATGCCGGCGTGTTGCCACTCTCGGTCGGCGGCGACCACTCGATCAGCCATCCGATCCTGAAGGCGGTCGGGAAAAAGGCGCCGGTCGGCCTCATCCACATCGACGCCCATTGCGACACCAGCGGGCTGTTCGACATGACCAAGTTCCACCATGGCGGGCCGTTCCGCAACGCGGTGCTGGACGGCGTGCTCGACCCGACGCGCACCATCCAGATCGGCATTCGCGGCTCGGCCGAATATCTTTGGGAATTCACCTACGAATCCGGCATGACCGTGGTGCATGCCGAGGAGGTGACCGGGCTCGGCATCCCCGCCATCATCGAGAAGGCGCGCAAGATCGCCGGCGACGGGCCGACCTACATCTCCTTCGACATCGACAGCATCGATCCGGCCTTCGCGCCGGGCACCGGCACGCCTGAGGTCGGCGGGCTGACGACGCGCGAGGTGCTGGAGCTGCTGCGCGGTCTGAAGGGCCTCAATATCGTCGGCGGCGACGTCGTCGAGGTGGCGCCGCAATATGACGCCACCACCAACACCGCGCATGCCGGCGCCCAGGTGCTGTTCGAGATCCTCAGCCTGATGGTGTTCAGCCCGGCGATCAGGAAGACCTGA
- a CDS encoding ABC transporter ATP-binding protein, with product MAEAALTISGLDCFYGEVQILYGLDLTLNKGEVLCLFGRNGAGKTTTLKTIMGLVPAAAGSIRLGGVELTGLAPHDVPKAGVAYVPQGRRLFADMSVAENIEIGLMARGKGKAVRENVLDLFPLLRERLRQRSGTLSGGEQQMLAMARALCLEPQVLLLDEPTEGLMPSMIAKIRETVAKLRDLGVSTILVEQRVDAVLSVADRVSFIENGRNRETVGVDELRADPSAVRRYVGVG from the coding sequence ATGGCTGAGGCGGCGCTCACCATCTCCGGGCTCGACTGCTTCTACGGCGAAGTGCAGATCCTCTACGGCCTCGACCTCACGCTCAACAAGGGCGAGGTGCTTTGCCTGTTCGGCCGCAACGGCGCCGGCAAGACAACGACGCTGAAGACGATCATGGGGCTGGTGCCCGCGGCTGCCGGCTCGATCCGGCTGGGCGGCGTGGAGCTGACCGGACTCGCCCCACATGACGTGCCGAAGGCCGGCGTCGCCTACGTGCCGCAGGGCCGGCGACTGTTTGCCGACATGAGCGTGGCGGAAAACATCGAGATCGGCCTGATGGCGCGCGGCAAAGGCAAGGCCGTGCGGGAAAATGTGCTCGATCTCTTCCCGTTGCTCAGGGAGCGGCTGAGGCAACGCTCCGGAACTTTGTCCGGCGGCGAGCAGCAGATGCTGGCCATGGCGCGCGCGCTCTGTCTCGAGCCGCAGGTGCTGCTGCTCGACGAGCCGACCGAAGGACTGATGCCGTCGATGATCGCAAAGATTCGCGAGACGGTGGCAAAGCTGCGAGACCTCGGTGTGTCGACTATCCTGGTCGAGCAGCGGGTCGATGCCGTGCTCTCGGTCGCCGACCGTGTCTCCTTCATCGAGAACGGCCGCAATCGTGAGACGGTCGGCGTCGATGAATTGCGTGCCGACCCGTCGGCGGTGCGGCGGTATGTGGGGGTCGGGTGA
- a CDS encoding sodium:proton antiporter — MRRLFLFAALAMAVLLPAQALAAEAHALPGAAMSLWWALPFAGLLLSIATGPLLFHHVWEHHYGKIAAGWAALVVVPLAIAFGIPTAGEAVLHTLLTEYMSFIILLFALYTISGGILVAGNIHGTPLVNAGLLLIGSILASIIGTTGASMILIRPMLRANDNRPFNAHVVIFFIFLVSNIGGSLTPLGDPPLFVGFLRGVDFFWTTTNLWRETLCVGGLVLAVFLAIDIILHRWEKGAPKIKDPTPDTKVRLRGLANLPLLAGVIGAILLSASWKPGVSIPILGVSLELQNLVRDAIILALSWLSLRVSYKSHREANGFTWEPIAEVAKLFAGIFTCIVPVIAILRAGHDGALAPLVALVTSADGQPDNLAYFWLTGGLSSFLDNAPTYLVFFELAGGDAGHLMTEAASTLAAISASAVFMGANTYVGNAPNFMVYAIARHRGVKMPGFFGYMVWSGLVLIPTFLIAGLLFFG; from the coding sequence ATGAGGCGGCTTTTTTTATTCGCCGCGCTTGCCATGGCAGTGCTGCTTCCAGCACAAGCGCTGGCAGCCGAAGCTCACGCGCTGCCCGGCGCGGCGATGTCGCTTTGGTGGGCGCTGCCCTTTGCCGGCCTGCTGCTGTCGATCGCGACCGGGCCGCTGCTCTTCCATCATGTCTGGGAACATCACTATGGCAAGATCGCCGCCGGCTGGGCGGCGCTGGTCGTGGTTCCTCTGGCGATCGCCTTCGGCATCCCGACGGCGGGTGAAGCGGTGCTGCACACGCTGCTCACCGAATATATGTCCTTCATCATCCTGTTGTTCGCGCTCTACACGATTTCGGGCGGCATCCTGGTTGCCGGCAACATCCACGGCACGCCGCTGGTGAATGCCGGATTGCTGCTGATCGGCTCCATCCTCGCCTCGATCATCGGCACAACCGGCGCCTCGATGATCCTGATCCGGCCGATGCTGCGCGCCAACGACAACCGCCCGTTCAACGCGCATGTGGTGATCTTCTTCATCTTCCTGGTCTCCAACATCGGCGGCTCGCTGACGCCGCTCGGCGACCCGCCCTTGTTCGTCGGCTTCCTGCGCGGCGTCGACTTCTTCTGGACCACGACCAATCTCTGGCGCGAGACATTGTGCGTCGGCGGGCTGGTGCTGGCCGTGTTCCTGGCGATCGACATCATCCTGCATCGCTGGGAGAAAGGCGCGCCTAAGATCAAGGACCCGACTCCCGATACCAAGGTACGCCTGCGCGGCCTCGCCAACCTGCCGCTGCTGGCCGGCGTGATCGGAGCGATCCTGCTTTCGGCCAGTTGGAAGCCAGGCGTGAGCATCCCTATCCTGGGCGTCAGCCTTGAGCTTCAGAACCTCGTGCGCGATGCCATTATCCTGGCGCTGTCGTGGCTGTCGCTTCGCGTCTCGTACAAGAGCCACAGGGAAGCGAACGGCTTCACCTGGGAGCCGATCGCCGAAGTGGCGAAATTGTTTGCCGGCATTTTCACCTGCATCGTGCCGGTCATCGCGATCCTGAGAGCCGGTCACGACGGGGCGCTGGCGCCGCTGGTCGCGCTGGTCACCTCGGCGGACGGCCAGCCCGACAACCTTGCCTATTTCTGGCTGACCGGGGGACTGTCGTCCTTTCTCGACAATGCACCGACCTATCTGGTGTTCTTCGAGCTGGCCGGCGGCGACGCCGGGCACCTGATGACGGAGGCGGCCTCGACGCTTGCGGCGATCTCGGCCAGCGCGGTGTTCATGGGCGCCAACACCTATGTCGGCAACGCGCCGAACTTCATGGTCTATGCCATCGCCAGGCATCGCGGCGTGAAGATGCCCGGCTTCTTCGGCTACATGGTATGGTCGGGACTGGTGCTGATCCCGACGTTTTTGATTGCGGGGTTGCTGTTTTTTGGGTGA
- the pncA gene encoding bifunctional nicotinamidase/pyrazinamidase has protein sequence MAEEALIVIDLQNDFCPGGALAVAGGDEIVPLVNDLIRRTDHVILTQDWHPAGHSSFASSHPGKQPFETIEMPYGLQTLWPDHCIQGSLGSDFHSGLAWTKAELVIRKGFRTAIDSYSAFFENDHTTPTGLAGYLKERGIDTITLVGLATDFCVAFSALDAVRQGFRTTVRLDACRGIDLNGSVDAMLARMREAGVTLEDHVSD, from the coding sequence ATGGCCGAGGAAGCACTCATCGTCATCGACTTGCAGAACGACTTCTGCCCGGGCGGCGCGCTGGCGGTTGCCGGCGGCGACGAGATCGTGCCGCTGGTCAACGACCTGATCCGCCGGACCGATCATGTGATCCTGACGCAGGACTGGCACCCCGCCGGCCATTCGAGCTTCGCTTCCAGCCATCCCGGCAAGCAGCCCTTCGAGACCATCGAGATGCCCTACGGGCTGCAGACCTTGTGGCCGGACCATTGCATCCAGGGCAGCCTCGGCTCGGATTTCCATTCCGGGCTCGCATGGACCAAGGCCGAACTGGTGATCCGCAAGGGCTTTCGGACCGCGATCGACAGCTATTCAGCCTTTTTCGAGAACGACCATACGACGCCGACCGGCCTCGCCGGCTATCTGAAGGAACGTGGCATCGACACCATCACCCTGGTTGGCCTTGCCACCGATTTCTGCGTTGCCTTCTCGGCGCTCGACGCGGTCAGGCAGGGTTTCAGGACGACGGTGCGGCTCGATGCCTGCCGCGGCATCGATCTCAACGGCTCGGTCGATGCCATGCTGGCCAGAATGCGCGAGGCCGGCGTGACGCTCGAAGATCACGTCTCGGACTGA
- a CDS encoding FAD binding domain-containing protein yields MIRYAKPTTVDEALALLGEARWRILAGGTDFYPAQGAKPFRDNILDINGFASLRGIAETDDYWRIGARTTWTDVVSHPMPPAFDALKAAAREVGSVQIQNVASVAGNCCNASPAADGVPALLVLDADLELRSARATRHLPLGEFILGNRRTALQPGEMVTAIRVPKRDAIGASAFVKLGARRYLVISIAMAAARLVVEDGAVADAAIAVGACSAVARRLTGVEAALRGLPATAGLADAVRSAPIDELSPIADVRGSAEYRLDAAREIVARAVCAAIGVGDSKVAA; encoded by the coding sequence GTGATCCGTTACGCCAAACCCACCACGGTCGACGAGGCGCTTGCCTTGCTGGGCGAGGCCCGCTGGCGCATCCTGGCCGGCGGCACCGACTTCTATCCGGCGCAGGGCGCAAAACCGTTCCGCGACAACATCCTCGACATCAACGGGTTCGCCTCGCTGCGCGGCATTGCCGAGACGGACGACTATTGGCGGATCGGCGCCCGCACCACCTGGACAGACGTCGTGAGCCATCCCATGCCGCCCGCGTTCGACGCGCTGAAGGCCGCCGCGCGCGAAGTCGGTTCCGTCCAGATCCAGAATGTCGCTTCGGTGGCCGGCAATTGCTGCAACGCTTCGCCGGCCGCGGACGGCGTGCCGGCGTTGCTGGTGCTCGATGCGGATCTCGAATTGCGGTCGGCACGGGCCACTCGCCATCTGCCGCTCGGCGAATTCATCCTCGGCAACCGCCGCACCGCTTTGCAGCCGGGCGAGATGGTTACCGCCATTCGCGTGCCGAAGCGCGATGCCATCGGCGCGTCGGCCTTTGTCAAGCTCGGCGCCCGGCGCTATCTCGTGATCTCCATCGCTATGGCGGCGGCCCGCTTGGTGGTCGAGGACGGCGCGGTCGCCGATGCGGCAATCGCCGTTGGCGCATGTTCCGCCGTCGCCCGCCGGCTCACCGGCGTCGAAGCGGCGTTGCGCGGCTTGCCTGCCACGGCCGGGCTTGCGGACGCGGTGCGTTCCGCGCCGATCGACGAACTCTCCCCGATTGCCGACGTGCGCGGCAGCGCCGAATACCGGCTGGATGCTGCGCGCGAGATCGTCGCCCGCGCTGTGTGCGCGGCCATCGGTGTTGGCGACAGCAAGGTGGCGGCATGA
- a CDS encoding branched-chain amino acid ABC transporter permease has protein sequence MHFGPHLLLAALEGLVTSAVLALTALGLSLVFGVMRVVNVAHGEFFMLGAVLAWAISTAIAGHPALGFVAALVVAPLLVGLVAFFAEWLVLRRLNYNPEATIVATIGMLYIIQQLALTFYGPEARPVEPPFSYRILLPWFGYSGYKLSIVAASALLLVLTWLVLTRTKIGLIMRATQYDRETAQAFGIPVERVYAGVFAIGAMLAAIAAVLIVPISQAHYLMGQDPLLLSFIVVIIGGLGSLRGTVVAAVLIGLSDGIISVFFSPTLAKIIATLIVAMVLVFRPQGLFGTTPR, from the coding sequence ATGCACTTCGGACCCCACCTCCTCCTCGCCGCCCTCGAAGGCCTTGTCACCTCAGCGGTGCTGGCGCTGACGGCGCTTGGGCTGTCGCTGGTGTTCGGCGTCATGCGCGTCGTCAACGTCGCGCATGGCGAATTCTTCATGCTGGGTGCGGTGCTCGCCTGGGCCATCTCGACGGCGATTGCCGGCCATCCGGCGCTCGGCTTTGTGGCCGCGCTTGTGGTCGCGCCTTTGCTGGTCGGGCTGGTCGCGTTTTTTGCCGAATGGCTGGTGCTGCGCCGGCTCAACTACAATCCGGAAGCCACCATCGTCGCCACTATCGGCATGCTCTACATCATCCAGCAATTGGCCCTGACCTTCTACGGTCCGGAGGCGAGGCCGGTCGAGCCGCCGTTCAGCTACCGCATCCTTTTGCCGTGGTTCGGCTATTCCGGCTACAAGCTGTCGATCGTCGCCGCCTCGGCGCTGCTGCTCGTGCTGACCTGGCTGGTGCTGACGCGCACCAAGATAGGCCTCATCATGCGCGCCACCCAGTACGACCGCGAGACGGCGCAGGCCTTCGGCATTCCGGTCGAGCGCGTCTATGCAGGCGTCTTCGCCATCGGCGCCATGCTGGCGGCAATCGCCGCAGTGCTGATCGTGCCGATCAGCCAGGCGCACTACCTGATGGGGCAGGACCCGCTGCTGTTATCCTTCATCGTCGTCATCATCGGCGGCCTCGGCTCGCTGCGCGGCACTGTCGTCGCCGCCGTCCTGATCGGCCTTTCCGACGGCATCATCTCGGTGTTCTTCTCGCCGACCTTGGCCAAGATCATCGCCACGCTGATTGTCGCCATGGTGCTGGTGTTCCGGCCGCAAGGCCTGTTCGGGACCACTCCCCGATGA
- a CDS encoding ABC transporter substrate-binding protein: protein MADKNGFFDLSKTTLSRRTALKGMAAGAGFALAPGFARYSQAQSSAPIKIGFQSHRTGIGAAYGRWYEKTSAAAVKAINDAGGISGRKVELVIEDDGTDPARGAEVVNKFAKQHKTDIVFGTLFSHVVIGSAPAAGENKIPYFVVSEGHHVASTKLNRYVFQPGITDVKSQIKAMAPWIAANAGKKVTQIFPDFAFGYDHRDYLPPALKAQGGEVIAQIAIPPTESSFTKYFPQIPAETDVIYHVMVGPAVLTFVKELGEFYGSTRPQLFGFIDSLEAVDINSPGLEFLDGSHFWEGSPRYAQPDDSAAQKAYRAAVGIDDNGAAVGDPKDVSTAAHMFGCWETLYVVKKAMEDAGYKGPEDRAKLVEATEALKEFAEGPEHPQGPKTFNGKIHQCFGIQNISKVEGGKLKVVHKTKIEDGLYEPEGDYTTQAL, encoded by the coding sequence ATGGCTGACAAGAACGGATTTTTCGACCTCTCGAAGACCACGCTTTCGCGCCGCACCGCGCTGAAGGGCATGGCCGCCGGCGCCGGCTTCGCGCTGGCGCCCGGTTTCGCCCGCTACAGCCAGGCGCAGAGCTCGGCGCCGATCAAGATCGGCTTCCAGTCGCACCGCACCGGCATCGGCGCCGCCTATGGCCGCTGGTACGAGAAGACGAGCGCCGCCGCCGTCAAGGCGATCAACGATGCCGGCGGCATCAGCGGCCGCAAGGTCGAGCTGGTGATCGAGGATGACGGCACCGATCCGGCGCGCGGCGCCGAGGTGGTCAACAAATTCGCCAAGCAGCACAAGACCGACATCGTCTTCGGCACCTTGTTCTCGCACGTGGTGATCGGCTCGGCGCCCGCCGCCGGCGAGAACAAGATCCCCTATTTCGTCGTCAGCGAAGGCCATCACGTCGCCTCGACCAAGCTCAACCGCTACGTTTTCCAGCCCGGCATCACCGACGTGAAGAGCCAGATCAAGGCGATGGCGCCGTGGATCGCGGCGAACGCCGGCAAGAAGGTGACGCAGATCTTCCCGGATTTCGCCTTCGGCTACGATCATCGCGACTACCTGCCGCCGGCGCTGAAAGCGCAAGGGGGCGAGGTCATTGCCCAGATCGCCATCCCGCCGACGGAGTCCTCCTTCACCAAATACTTCCCGCAGATTCCGGCCGAGACCGATGTCATCTACCACGTCATGGTCGGCCCGGCGGTGCTTACCTTCGTCAAGGAGCTCGGCGAGTTCTACGGCTCGACCAGGCCGCAGCTCTTCGGCTTCATCGACTCGCTCGAAGCCGTCGACATCAACAGCCCCGGGCTCGAATTCCTCGACGGCAGCCATTTCTGGGAAGGCTCGCCGCGCTATGCGCAGCCTGACGATTCCGCCGCGCAAAAAGCCTACCGCGCCGCGGTCGGCATTGACGACAACGGCGCCGCCGTCGGCGATCCCAAGGATGTCTCCACCGCCGCTCACATGTTCGGCTGCTGGGAAACGCTCTATGTCGTCAAGAAGGCGATGGAGGATGCCGGCTACAAAGGGCCGGAAGACCGCGCCAAGCTGGTCGAGGCGACCGAGGCGCTGAAAGAATTCGCCGAGGGGCCGGAGCATCCGCAGGGGCCAAAGACCTTCAACGGCAAGATCCACCAATGCTTCGGCATCCAGAACATCTCCAAGGTCGAAGGCGGCAAGCTCAAGGTCGTCCACAAGACCAAGATCGAGGACGGCCTCTACGAGCCGGAAGGGGATTACACGACGCAGGCGCTGTGA
- a CDS encoding ABC transporter ATP-binding protein, with the protein MMPLLTTKDLSRNFGGLRAVDGVDFALMPGEVRAIIGPNGAGKTTFVSLLSGRIRPSSGMIVFDGADITRMPAYQRVRLGVAYTFQITSVFANLTAFDNVALPVQRTLTDGSSKGAVRSGVMAALERTGLADRAGTLAGQLSYGHQRLLEIAMGLALKPRLLILDEPTQGLADSEIDNFIGLVREIAKSATVLLIEHNMPVVMQLADRITVFNAGKILAEGTPDQIRDNAQVQDAYLGATHG; encoded by the coding sequence GTGATGCCGCTTTTGACGACCAAGGACCTGTCGCGCAATTTCGGCGGCCTGCGCGCCGTCGACGGCGTCGACTTCGCGCTGATGCCGGGCGAGGTCCGCGCCATCATCGGCCCTAACGGCGCCGGCAAGACCACCTTCGTCAGTCTGCTCTCGGGCCGCATCCGGCCGTCCTCGGGCATGATCGTTTTCGACGGCGCCGACATAACACGCATGCCGGCTTACCAAAGAGTTCGCCTCGGCGTCGCCTATACCTTCCAGATCACCAGCGTCTTCGCCAATCTCACCGCCTTCGACAACGTCGCGCTGCCGGTGCAGCGCACGCTGACCGACGGCAGTTCGAAGGGGGCGGTCAGGAGCGGCGTCATGGCGGCGCTGGAGCGCACCGGCCTCGCCGACCGCGCCGGCACGCTGGCCGGGCAGTTGTCCTACGGCCACCAGCGCCTGCTCGAAATCGCGATGGGCCTGGCGCTGAAGCCGCGCCTGCTCATCCTCGACGAGCCGACGCAAGGCCTGGCAGACAGCGAGATCGACAATTTCATAGGGCTGGTGCGCGAGATCGCCAAGAGCGCAACCGTGCTCCTCATCGAGCACAACATGCCGGTGGTCATGCAGCTTGCCGACCGCATCACCGTCTTCAACGCCGGCAAAATTCTTGCCGAAGGCACGCCGGACCAGATACGCGACAATGCGCAAGTCCAGGATGCCTATCTCGGAGCTACCCATGGCTGA